The Streptomyces kanamyceticus DNA segment AGACGCGGCTGCGGCTCTTCTTGCGCTGAGCGCGCAGTTCCCCGCGCCCCTGACGGGGCTCGTCTGTCAGAGTGCCTTGAGGATCAGCGTCGCACCCATGACCGCCATCGTCACGGCGATCACGACGTCAAGGGCCCGCCACGACGCGGGTCGCGCGAAGAACCCGCTGAGCAGCCGCGCCCCGTAGCCGAGCGCGGTGAACCAGCAGAGGCTGCCGATCATCGCGCCCGCCCCGAACGCCCAGCGCAGCGCGTCGTGACCGGCGGCGACGGAGCCGAGCAGCAGGACGGTGTCGAGGTAGACGTGCGGGTTGAGCCAGGTCATGGCGAGGCAGGCGAGCAGCGCGCCGCGCCGCGAGCCCGCCGTCGCCCCGGTCGCGGTCATCGCCGAGGGGCGCAGCGCCCGGCGCCCGGCCAGTACGGCGTACGTCAGCAGGAATCCGCCGCCTGTCAGGCCGACGAGGGTCAGGGCCGGGGGCCAGGCCGTCACCACGGTGCCGACCCCCGCGACGCCCGCGGCGATCAGCACGGCGTCGGACGCGGCGCAGATGGCCACCACGGCGGGCACGGCCTCGCGGCGGATGCCCTGGCGCAGGACGAGGGCGTTCTGCGAGCCGATGGCGACGATGAGTGAGAGTCCGGTGCCGAATCCGGTTGCCGCGGCGGTCAGTGCTGATCCCATGAGCACCGACGTTAGGGATCACCGACGCCCTAAGTACAGCTAAAGATTCTCATGTAGCTTAAGCAATCGTGATGTCTGAACTGCCCCTCGACCATGTCCGGACGCTGCTCGCCGTGGTCGACGAAGGGACCTTCGACGCGGCCGCCGCCGCCCTGCACGTCACGCCGTCCGCGGTCAGCCAGCGCGTCAAGGCGCTGGAGCGCAGGACGGGACGCGTCCTGCTGATGCGTACGAAGCCGGTGCGGCCCACCGAGTCGGGGCAGGTCGTGGTGCGGTTCGCCCGGCAGATGGCGCGCCTGGAGCGGGACGCGCGGGCCGATCTGGGCATCAGCGGCACGGGCGAACCTGGAGGGTCGGGAGAGCCCGCGCTGCTGCCGGTCGCGGTGAACGCGGATTCGCTCGCCACCTGGTTCCTGTCCGCCCTCTCCCGGATCCCCGACGAGGCGCGGATCTGCTTCGAGCTGCGCCGCGAGGACGAGGACCACACGACGGCGCTGCTGCGCGAGGGCGCGGTGATGGCCGCGGTGACCTCGTCGCCCGACGCGGTGTCGGGCTGCACGGTGCGGCGTCTTGGCCGGATGCGGTATCTGCCGGTCGCCGCGCCGGGGTTCGCCGCGCGACGGCTCGGCGACTGGCCCCGGGTGCCGCTGGCGGAGGTCGTCGCGGACGCGCCCGTGGTGTGCTTCGACCGCCGCGACTCGCTGCAGGAACACTTCGTCCGCG contains these protein-coding regions:
- a CDS encoding LysE/ArgO family amino acid transporter is translated as MGSALTAAATGFGTGLSLIVAIGSQNALVLRQGIRREAVPAVVAICAASDAVLIAAGVAGVGTVVTAWPPALTLVGLTGGGFLLTYAVLAGRRALRPSAMTATGATAGSRRGALLACLAMTWLNPHVYLDTVLLLGSVAAGHDALRWAFGAGAMIGSLCWFTALGYGARLLSGFFARPASWRALDVVIAVTMAVMGATLILKAL
- a CDS encoding LysR family transcriptional regulator ArgP, encoding MMSELPLDHVRTLLAVVDEGTFDAAAAALHVTPSAVSQRVKALERRTGRVLLMRTKPVRPTESGQVVVRFARQMARLERDARADLGISGTGEPGGSGEPALLPVAVNADSLATWFLSALSRIPDEARICFELRREDEDHTTALLREGAVMAAVTSSPDAVSGCTVRRLGRMRYLPVAAPGFAARRLGDWPRVPLAEVVADAPVVCFDRRDSLQEHFVREVTEGRRGASRLRHYVPSSRGFVDAIAAGLGWGVVPQTQAEPLLRAGALILLDAERTVDVPLFWQQWKLDSPALATLADAVMEAAAEHLRR